In the Sphingomonas sp. LM7 genome, one interval contains:
- a CDS encoding NADPH-dependent FMN reductase, protein MAEPLNILVILGSVREGRMALPVGKWVIEQAAGREELACELIDLKDWDLPFYSFRDPPAKGNYTDPLQRRWAEKIGSADGYILICPEYNHGPPAVLKNALDFVYGEWNRKPVTYVGYGGNGAARSIELLTCISRELQMAALEGSVHIMGVWGKVKDGVFTGDDKDLKWLGHGFDEIAWWGNALKAARG, encoded by the coding sequence ATGGCCGAACCACTCAACATCCTCGTCATCCTGGGAAGCGTTCGCGAAGGACGCATGGCATTGCCGGTCGGCAAATGGGTGATCGAGCAGGCAGCGGGGCGCGAAGAACTCGCCTGCGAGCTGATCGACCTCAAGGATTGGGACCTGCCCTTTTATTCCTTCCGCGATCCGCCCGCTAAGGGGAACTACACCGATCCGCTCCAGCGTCGCTGGGCCGAGAAGATCGGGAGCGCCGACGGCTATATCCTGATCTGCCCCGAATATAATCACGGCCCGCCCGCCGTGCTCAAGAACGCACTCGACTTCGTCTATGGCGAGTGGAACCGCAAGCCGGTGACGTATGTCGGCTATGGCGGCAACGGCGCCGCGCGCTCGATCGAGCTGCTAACCTGCATTTCGCGCGAGCTGCAGATGGCCGCGCTCGAAGGTTCGGTCCACATCATGGGCGTGTGGGGGAAGGTGAAGGACGGGGTGTTCACCGGCGACGACAAGGACCTGAAGTGGCTCGGCCACGGATTCGACGAGATCGCCTGGTGGGGAAATGCGCTTAAGGCGGCGCGCGGCTGA
- a CDS encoding Rrf2 family transcriptional regulator, producing MRRDSRLSRMLHVLLHMARHDGPMTSDAIATMLRTNPVVVRRTMAGLRDAGYVRSEKGHGGGWALACDLDAISLLDVHRAVGGPQIFAIGNEAGPTHCLVEKLVNESLADALSEAENLLIARFGSVSLGQLARDFDARYCGPLTSSP from the coding sequence ATGCGACGCGACAGCCGCCTTTCCCGGATGCTCCATGTGCTTTTGCATATGGCGCGGCATGACGGACCGATGACGTCGGACGCGATCGCGACGATGCTGCGGACCAATCCGGTGGTGGTGCGCCGGACGATGGCGGGCCTGCGCGACGCGGGCTATGTCCGCTCGGAAAAAGGACATGGCGGCGGCTGGGCACTCGCCTGCGACCTCGACGCGATCTCTCTGCTCGACGTGCACCGCGCGGTCGGCGGGCCGCAAATCTTCGCGATCGGCAACGAGGCCGGGCCGACGCATTGCCTGGTCGAGAAGCTGGTCAACGAATCGCTCGCCGACGCGCTGAGCGAGGCCGAGAACCTGCTGATCGCGCGGTTCGGTTCGGTCAGCCTCGGCCAGCTCGCGCGCGATTTTGACGCGCGTTACTGCGGCCCGCTGACTTCGTCGCCCTGA
- a CDS encoding EVE domain-containing protein: MAYWLLRSEPDAYSWDDLIRDGGIEWNGVRNYTARNFLKEMQPGDQAIFYHSNTEKAAVGIMEITRAWQPDGDDGKWASVAVKPVEKLARPVTLADIKAEPRLAQIEVLRQSRLSVTPVRAGEWAVLLEMAAG, translated from the coding sequence ATGGCTTACTGGCTCCTCCGCTCCGAACCCGACGCCTATTCGTGGGACGATCTGATCCGCGACGGCGGCATCGAATGGAATGGCGTGCGCAACTATACCGCGCGCAATTTCCTCAAGGAGATGCAGCCCGGCGATCAGGCGATCTTCTACCACTCGAACACCGAAAAGGCCGCGGTGGGGATCATGGAAATCACTCGTGCCTGGCAACCCGACGGCGACGACGGCAAATGGGCCAGCGTCGCAGTGAAGCCGGTCGAGAAGCTCGCCAGGCCGGTGACGCTCGCCGACATCAAGGCGGAGCCGCGGCTCGCCCAGATCGAGGTGTTGCGCCAGTCGCGCCTGTCGGTGACGCCGGTGCGCGCCGGGGAATGGGCGGTGCTGCTGGAGATGGCGGCAGGTTGA
- a CDS encoding cyclic nucleotide-binding domain-containing thioredoxin-disulfide reductase has product MGHDSPAQRPDPSDPYLREAQTFPLLSAEMLARVAAFGGEEMFAHGALLFRRGDRSVDFFVCLEGGIEILDADVRGRETAVHVHVPRQFSGELDLFNDRTILVTARARGETRVLRVGRAEFRRMMAAEPDIGEIIMRAFILRRVGMLLHGTAGVALVGPGHASDTARIETFLSRNALPHRRIDTETDADAAGFLECFALTDADLPVVVAEGRALRNPSNAQLADALGLASAVDPDHVHDVAVVGAGPAGLASAVYAASEGLDTIVIESIAPGGQAGTSSKIENYLGFPTGISGQALAGRAQVQAQKFGARLLVSRSASGIDCDNRPYTIQLDDGATLKAHSVVVATGARYRKLDLPRYAELEGNGIYYAATAMEAGLCANQTAVVIGGGNSAGQAAIYLSRTAGHVHMLVRGPGLAATMSRYLIERIEAADKITLHPFSEVTGLEGDKHLNALSWADRRSGESQRHAVGALFVMIGAQPNTDWLDGCIDLDAAGFVTTGSGETFFCSSTPGIFAVGDVRSGSVKRVASGVGEGSVVVSAIHRYLESREQ; this is encoded by the coding sequence ATGGGACATGATTCGCCAGCGCAACGACCCGATCCTTCGGACCCCTATCTGCGCGAGGCGCAAACCTTTCCATTGCTGTCGGCCGAGATGCTCGCCCGAGTCGCGGCGTTCGGCGGCGAGGAAATGTTCGCCCATGGCGCGCTGCTGTTCCGGCGGGGTGACCGAAGTGTAGATTTCTTCGTCTGCCTGGAAGGGGGAATCGAGATCCTCGATGCCGATGTACGCGGGCGGGAAACCGCCGTGCACGTCCATGTCCCGCGCCAGTTCAGCGGCGAGCTCGACTTGTTCAACGATCGTACCATCCTGGTCACTGCCCGCGCGCGCGGCGAGACGCGAGTGCTGCGCGTCGGCCGCGCCGAGTTCCGGCGGATGATGGCGGCCGAGCCCGATATCGGCGAGATCATCATGCGCGCCTTCATCCTGCGCCGGGTGGGCATGCTGCTCCACGGCACTGCGGGCGTCGCGCTGGTCGGGCCCGGCCACGCATCGGACACGGCGCGGATCGAGACCTTCCTGTCGCGCAATGCCCTGCCGCACCGGCGGATCGATACCGAGACCGACGCCGATGCCGCGGGCTTCCTCGAATGTTTCGCGCTTACCGATGCCGATCTGCCGGTGGTGGTCGCCGAGGGGCGGGCGTTGCGCAACCCGAGCAACGCCCAACTCGCCGATGCGCTCGGCCTCGCCTCGGCAGTCGATCCCGACCATGTCCATGACGTCGCCGTGGTCGGTGCCGGGCCCGCCGGGCTGGCCTCGGCGGTGTACGCGGCGTCCGAGGGGCTCGACACCATCGTGATCGAATCGATCGCACCGGGCGGCCAGGCGGGGACCAGCTCGAAGATCGAGAACTATCTCGGCTTCCCGACCGGCATCTCGGGCCAGGCGCTCGCCGGCCGCGCACAGGTCCAGGCGCAGAAGTTCGGCGCGCGACTGCTCGTCTCGCGCAGTGCCAGCGGCATCGATTGTGATAACCGGCCCTATACGATCCAGCTCGACGACGGCGCGACGCTCAAGGCGCATTCGGTCGTCGTCGCCACCGGCGCGCGCTACCGCAAGCTCGATCTGCCGCGCTATGCCGAGCTCGAGGGGAACGGCATCTATTATGCCGCCACCGCGATGGAGGCGGGCCTGTGCGCAAATCAGACCGCGGTGGTGATCGGCGGCGGCAATTCGGCGGGGCAGGCGGCGATCTACCTGTCGCGCACCGCCGGGCACGTCCATATGCTGGTGCGCGGGCCCGGGCTCGCCGCGACGATGTCGCGCTACCTGATCGAGCGGATCGAGGCTGCGGACAAGATCACGCTCCATCCGTTCAGCGAAGTGACCGGACTGGAGGGCGACAAGCATCTCAATGCGCTGAGCTGGGCCGATCGGCGCAGCGGCGAAAGCCAGCGGCACGCGGTGGGCGCGCTGTTCGTGATGATCGGCGCACAGCCCAATACCGATTGGCTCGACGGATGCATCGATCTCGACGCGGCGGGTTTCGTCACCACCGGATCGGGCGAAACCTTTTTCTGCTCCTCGACGCCCGGCATCTTCGCGGTGGGCGATGTGCGCTCGGGATCGGTCAAGCGGGTGGCGTCCGGAGTGGGGGAGGGATCGGTCGTCGTCTCGGCGATCCACCGTTATCTTGAAAGCCGCGAGCAATAG
- a CDS encoding sensor domain-containing diguanylate cyclase gives MTMPLHDKYFDQFRALPAGGDDPTLYKTLLESTMAIPWKIDWATMRFAYIGPQIEPLLGWSAESWVSVEDWSSRIHPDDRDNVVKFCVSQSVAGVDHEADYRALTKDKGYVWIRDVVHVVRNEAGEVESLIGFMFDISERKRIEHELFKMQKKLEALSFEDGLTGSANRRLFDERLGAEWRSACSVQQPLSLVLLDIDHFKLYNDLYGHVQGDECLVKVAAALKAGGRQRDIVARYGGEEFALLLPETDEAEALQIAEKCRQAVEALQVRHGNSDCSAVVTVSVGVGTVIPPTDGEARHFCDAVDKLLYTAKQTGRNRVVSTFSA, from the coding sequence ATGACCATGCCGCTGCACGACAAGTATTTCGATCAGTTCCGGGCGCTCCCGGCAGGCGGCGACGATCCCACGCTCTACAAGACGCTGCTCGAATCGACGATGGCGATCCCGTGGAAGATCGACTGGGCGACGATGCGCTTCGCCTATATCGGCCCGCAGATCGAGCCGCTGCTCGGATGGAGCGCCGAAAGCTGGGTTTCGGTCGAGGACTGGTCCTCGCGGATCCATCCCGACGATCGCGACAATGTCGTCAAATTCTGCGTGTCGCAGTCGGTCGCGGGGGTCGATCACGAGGCCGATTATCGCGCGCTGACCAAGGACAAGGGCTATGTCTGGATCCGCGACGTCGTCCATGTCGTGCGCAACGAAGCGGGCGAAGTCGAAAGCCTGATCGGCTTCATGTTCGACATCAGCGAGCGCAAGCGGATCGAGCATGAGCTGTTCAAGATGCAGAAGAAGCTGGAGGCGCTGTCGTTCGAGGACGGCCTGACCGGCAGCGCGAACCGGCGCCTGTTCGACGAGCGCCTCGGCGCCGAGTGGCGGAGCGCCTGTTCGGTGCAGCAGCCGCTTTCGCTGGTGCTGCTCGATATCGACCATTTCAAGCTGTACAACGACCTCTACGGCCATGTTCAGGGTGACGAATGCCTCGTCAAGGTCGCCGCTGCGCTGAAGGCCGGTGGACGCCAGCGCGACATCGTCGCGCGCTATGGCGGCGAGGAATTCGCACTGCTGTTGCCCGAAACCGACGAGGCCGAGGCCCTGCAGATCGCCGAGAAATGCCGGCAGGCGGTCGAGGCGCTCCAGGTCCGGCACGGCAATTCGGACTGCAGCGCGGTGGTTACCGTTAGCGTGGGCGTGGGCACCGTCATTCCCCCCACCGACGGCGAGGCGCGGCACTTCTGCGACGCAGTCGACAAGCTGCTCTACACCGCCAAGCAGACCGGCCGTAACCGCGTGGTATCGACCTTCTCCGCCTGA
- a CDS encoding toxic anion resistance protein — MATETAVAEKELVLTPPDPVAVIAPEKAAGLVPVEDTKKNELEKRVEGFIDDLVAQDVNSPEFGKRVDAIAAMGQKEIRDAAGQSNRFLDRPVRAMGNDTGVGADLLQLRKTVEELDPGRNGKLIGGNDGFLSKLFGGSPLKQYFRKYQSSQSHIQGILKSLSSGKDELLMDNAAIDTERANLWNAMGRLEQMIYLSKAMDAKIEDKANELDHSDPAKAKALRETALFYVRQRTQDLLTQMAVTVQGYLALDLVKKNNVELVKGVDRASTTTVSALRTAVTVAQALTNQKLVLDQITAINTTTAGLIDSTGALLKSNTASIHEQAANATIPVETLQRAFQNIYDTMDAIDTFKLKALDSMKTTVNTLSNEVEKSKGYIARAEGAAQNQGGGSADTFKLEAM, encoded by the coding sequence ATGGCGACCGAGACTGCAGTGGCCGAGAAGGAACTGGTTCTCACGCCGCCCGATCCGGTGGCGGTGATCGCACCCGAAAAGGCAGCGGGCCTCGTGCCGGTGGAAGACACCAAGAAGAACGAGCTCGAGAAGCGCGTCGAGGGCTTTATCGACGATCTCGTCGCGCAGGACGTCAACTCGCCGGAATTCGGCAAGCGCGTCGATGCGATTGCGGCGATGGGGCAGAAGGAAATCCGCGATGCGGCGGGCCAGTCCAATCGCTTCCTCGATCGCCCGGTGCGCGCGATGGGCAATGACACCGGCGTCGGCGCCGACCTGCTCCAGCTGCGCAAGACCGTCGAAGAGCTAGATCCGGGCCGCAACGGCAAGCTGATCGGAGGCAATGACGGCTTCCTGTCGAAGCTGTTCGGCGGATCGCCGCTCAAGCAGTATTTCCGCAAGTACCAGTCCTCGCAGAGCCACATCCAGGGCATCCTCAAGAGCCTGTCCAGCGGCAAGGACGAGCTGCTGATGGACAATGCAGCGATCGACACCGAGCGTGCAAACCTGTGGAACGCGATGGGCCGGCTCGAGCAGATGATCTATCTGTCCAAGGCGATGGACGCCAAGATCGAGGACAAGGCCAACGAGCTAGATCACAGCGACCCCGCCAAGGCGAAGGCGCTGCGCGAGACCGCGCTCTTCTACGTCCGCCAGCGCACGCAGGATTTGCTCACCCAGATGGCGGTGACGGTGCAGGGCTATCTGGCGCTCGATCTGGTCAAGAAGAACAATGTCGAGCTGGTGAAGGGCGTCGATCGCGCCAGCACCACCACCGTCTCGGCACTGCGCACCGCGGTCACCGTCGCGCAGGCGCTGACCAACCAGAAGCTGGTGCTCGACCAGATCACTGCGATCAATACGACGACCGCAGGGCTGATCGATTCGACCGGCGCGCTGCTCAAGAGCAACACCGCGTCGATCCACGAACAGGCCGCCAATGCGACGATCCCGGTCGAGACGCTCCAGCGCGCCTTCCAGAACATCTATGACACGATGGACGCTATCGATACGTTCAAGCTCAAGGCGCTCGACAGCATGAAGACCACGGTCAACACGCTGTCGAACGAAGTCGAGAAGTCGAAGGGCTATATCGCCCGGGCCGAGGGCGCTGCGCAGAACCAGGGCGGCGGATCGGCCGACACCTTCAAGCTGGAGGCGATGTAA
- a CDS encoding methylated-DNA--[protein]-cysteine S-methyltransferase translates to MTDKFKTMPSPVGTLTLVASDAGLRAVLWEKDRPGRVRIGDLEEAPDHPVLTEAERQLGDYFAGERTRFDVPLDFHGTDFQKSVWAALLTIPFGETRSYGAIARQIGRPSAARAVGAANGRNPISIIAPCHRVIGTTGALTGFAGGLAAKELLLGIERSSSAAS, encoded by the coding sequence ATGACCGACAAGTTCAAGACGATGCCCTCGCCGGTGGGCACGCTGACGCTGGTGGCGAGCGATGCGGGGCTGCGGGCAGTCCTGTGGGAGAAGGACCGCCCCGGCCGCGTGCGGATTGGCGATCTGGAAGAAGCGCCGGACCATCCGGTGCTCACCGAGGCGGAGCGCCAGCTGGGCGATTATTTCGCCGGCGAGCGGACACGCTTCGACGTGCCGCTCGATTTCCACGGCACCGATTTCCAGAAGAGCGTGTGGGCGGCGCTGCTGACGATCCCGTTCGGCGAGACGCGCAGCTATGGCGCGATCGCACGGCAGATCGGCCGGCCTAGCGCCGCGCGCGCGGTGGGCGCGGCGAACGGACGCAATCCGATTTCGATCATCGCGCCCTGCCACCGGGTGATCGGCACCACCGGCGCGCTGACCGGCTTCGCCGGCGGGCTGGCAGCGAAGGAATTGCTGCTCGGGATCGAGCGCTCTTCCAGCGCAGCCAGCTGA
- a CDS encoding 3'(2'),5'-bisphosphate nucleotidase CysQ — protein MRDLAAEVANIAADAGRFAIRLWDTDFRRWEKSPGNPVCAVDLEVDGMLRYRLGELLPDAGWLSEETIDNAARLDAERIWVVDPIDGTRDYLRGRPGWAVSVALVERGRPVIGVLDAPARSEVWTAEAGKGAFRNGERLRVAERGELAGARVPADQLSRVDRDLAMVAKPNSIALRIAMVAAGEADLLATIRWGNEWDIAAAVLLAQEAGASVSDAFGRPLDFNTPDAQAFGVLATAPGIHAAAVERLAERAREAIGKP, from the coding sequence GTGCGTGACCTGGCCGCCGAAGTTGCGAACATCGCCGCCGATGCCGGGCGGTTCGCGATACGGCTGTGGGACACCGATTTCCGGCGCTGGGAGAAATCGCCGGGCAACCCGGTCTGTGCAGTCGATCTCGAAGTCGACGGCATGCTGCGCTACCGGCTTGGCGAATTGCTTCCCGATGCCGGCTGGCTCTCCGAAGAGACGATCGACAATGCCGCGCGGCTCGATGCCGAGCGGATCTGGGTGGTCGATCCGATCGACGGCACCCGCGATTATCTCCGCGGACGGCCCGGCTGGGCCGTATCGGTGGCTTTGGTCGAGCGCGGTAGGCCGGTGATCGGAGTGCTCGATGCCCCGGCGCGCAGCGAGGTGTGGACGGCAGAGGCCGGCAAGGGCGCCTTCCGCAACGGCGAACGCCTGCGCGTCGCGGAGCGTGGTGAACTCGCCGGCGCACGCGTCCCCGCCGATCAATTGTCCAGGGTCGATCGCGACTTGGCGATGGTCGCCAAGCCCAATTCGATCGCGCTGCGCATCGCGATGGTCGCGGCGGGCGAGGCGGACCTGCTCGCGACGATCCGCTGGGGCAATGAATGGGACATCGCCGCCGCGGTGCTGCTCGCGCAGGAAGCCGGGGCGAGTGTGAGCGACGCCTTTGGCCGCCCGCTCGACTTCAATACCCCCGACGCGCAGGCATTCGGCGTGCTCGCCACGGCGCCGGGCATCCACGCCGCCGCCGTCGAGCGGCTTGCCGAGCGCGCCAGGGAAGCGATCGGCAAACCCTAG
- the typA gene encoding translational GTPase TypA, translating into MNLRNVAIIAHVDHGKTTLVDQLFRQSGTFRDNQRIEERAMDSNDLEKERGITILAKATSVEWEGTRINIVDTPGHADFGGEVERILSMVDGVILLVDASEGAMPQTKFVTGKALKLGLRPIVVVNKIDRPDERIQEVLDEVFDLFVSLEATDEQLDFPVLYASGRNGYANASPDLREGTLKPLFQKIVDHVPAPSADPDGPFKFLVTLLDRDNFLGRILTGLVFSGSVKTNQAIHALDNDGKIVETGRASKIMTFRGLERVPTDEANAGDIISLAGLTVATVSNTICDPTVTEPLHAQAIDPPTLSMRFAVNDSPMAGREGTKVTSRMIRDRLFREAESNVAIKVTEAADRDSYEVAGRGELQLGVLIETMRREGFELGISRPRVLFGEDESGQKTEPYETVIIDVDDEYSGTVVEKMAIRKAELTDMRPSGGGKTRITFSAPSRGMIGYHGEFLSDTRGTGIMNRLFEKYGPHKGKIEGRKNGVLISNGSGEANSYALGPLEERGILFVGHGEALYEGMIVGENAKPDDLEVNPMKAKQLTNFRASGGKDDAIRLTPPKKATLEQAIAYIDDDEMVEVTPKSIRLRKRYLDPHERKKASRAKMVA; encoded by the coding sequence ATGAACCTCCGCAACGTGGCGATCATCGCCCACGTCGATCATGGCAAGACCACGCTCGTCGATCAGCTCTTCCGCCAGTCCGGCACGTTCCGCGACAACCAGCGCATCGAAGAGCGCGCGATGGACTCGAACGACCTCGAAAAGGAGCGCGGGATCACGATTCTCGCCAAGGCCACTTCGGTCGAGTGGGAAGGCACGCGGATCAACATCGTCGATACGCCCGGCCACGCCGATTTCGGCGGCGAGGTGGAGCGCATCCTGTCGATGGTCGATGGCGTGATCCTGCTGGTCGATGCGTCGGAAGGTGCGATGCCGCAGACCAAGTTCGTGACCGGCAAGGCATTGAAGCTCGGCCTGCGTCCGATCGTCGTCGTCAACAAGATCGATCGCCCGGACGAGCGCATCCAGGAAGTGCTCGACGAAGTGTTCGACCTGTTCGTCAGCTTGGAAGCTACCGACGAGCAGCTCGATTTCCCCGTGCTCTACGCGTCGGGCCGCAACGGCTATGCCAATGCGTCGCCGGATCTGCGCGAAGGCACGTTGAAGCCGCTGTTCCAGAAGATCGTCGATCACGTTCCGGCCCCCTCGGCCGATCCGGACGGTCCGTTCAAGTTCCTGGTCACGCTGCTCGATCGTGACAACTTCCTCGGCCGCATCCTCACCGGCCTGGTCTTTTCGGGCTCGGTCAAGACCAACCAGGCGATCCATGCGCTCGATAACGACGGCAAGATCGTCGAGACCGGCCGCGCATCGAAGATCATGACCTTCCGCGGGCTCGAGCGCGTGCCCACCGACGAAGCCAATGCCGGCGACATCATCAGCCTCGCCGGCCTGACCGTCGCGACGGTGTCGAACACGATCTGCGACCCGACCGTTACCGAGCCGCTGCATGCCCAGGCAATCGATCCGCCGACGCTATCGATGCGCTTCGCCGTCAACGATTCGCCGATGGCGGGCCGCGAGGGTACCAAGGTGACGTCGCGCATGATCCGCGACCGCCTGTTCCGCGAAGCCGAATCGAACGTCGCGATCAAGGTGACCGAAGCCGCCGACCGCGATTCGTACGAAGTCGCCGGCCGCGGCGAGCTCCAGCTCGGCGTGCTGATCGAGACGATGCGCCGCGAGGGCTTCGAGCTCGGCATCAGCCGCCCGCGCGTGCTGTTCGGTGAGGATGAGAGCGGCCAGAAGACCGAGCCGTACGAAACCGTCATCATCGACGTGGACGACGAATATTCGGGCACGGTCGTCGAGAAGATGGCGATCCGCAAGGCCGAGCTTACCGACATGCGCCCCTCGGGCGGCGGCAAGACCCGCATCACCTTCTCGGCGCCTTCGCGCGGGATGATCGGCTATCATGGCGAGTTCCTGTCGGACACGCGCGGCACGGGCATCATGAACCGGTTGTTCGAGAAGTACGGCCCTCACAAGGGCAAGATCGAAGGCCGCAAGAACGGCGTGCTTATCTCGAACGGCTCGGGCGAAGCCAACAGCTACGCGCTGGGTCCGCTCGAAGAGCGCGGCATCCTGTTCGTCGGCCATGGCGAGGCGCTCTATGAGGGCATGATCGTCGGCGAGAACGCCAAGCCGGACGACCTTGAAGTCAATCCGATGAAGGCCAAGCAGCTGACCAACTTCCGCGCTTCGGGCGGCAAGGACGATGCGATCCGCCTCACTCCGCCGAAGAAAGCGACGCTCGAGCAGGCCATCGCGTATATCGACGATGACGAGATGGTCGAAGTCACGCCCAAGTCGATCCGCCTGCGCAAGCGCTATCTCGATCCGCACGAGCGGAAGAAGGCTTCGCGCGCCAAGATGGTCGCGTAA
- a CDS encoding response regulator has protein sequence MKDAIEIIKAIPPLIWPIILCIVLWRLFPTIKLIASSRAFSVKIAGMEVSVQDATEQLRLQIEDLQKQVISLRSGAALDTVTSVETPSSAPAAQSAKGPAILWVDDKPSGNAFEIAQLKNRGVEVALALSTADALACLAKRDFAAVVSDMGRREEGAYRGNAGIELLHALKERDPDIAFLVYTGARRLDQAKAVVIGAGGDGATASPVELLEWVARKTGVN, from the coding sequence ATGAAGGACGCAATCGAGATCATCAAGGCGATCCCGCCGCTCATTTGGCCGATTATACTTTGCATCGTTCTTTGGCGGTTGTTTCCGACGATCAAGTTGATTGCGTCGTCGCGTGCTTTTTCGGTGAAGATCGCCGGGATGGAAGTAAGCGTTCAGGATGCGACCGAACAATTGCGGCTGCAGATCGAGGATTTGCAGAAGCAAGTGATTTCCCTCCGCTCGGGCGCAGCGCTAGATACGGTGACGTCGGTCGAGACTCCGTCGAGCGCACCGGCGGCGCAATCGGCAAAGGGCCCTGCAATCCTGTGGGTCGATGACAAGCCTTCAGGCAATGCGTTCGAGATCGCCCAGCTCAAGAATCGTGGCGTGGAAGTGGCGCTGGCCCTGTCCACCGCCGACGCATTGGCCTGTCTCGCCAAACGGGACTTCGCCGCCGTCGTTTCCGACATGGGCCGGCGCGAGGAGGGGGCGTATAGGGGGAATGCCGGGATCGAGTTGCTGCACGCATTGAAGGAGCGCGACCCCGACATCGCCTTTCTCGTCTATACCGGCGCCCGGAGACTCGATCAGGCCAAGGCCGTGGTCATCGGAGCCGGGGGCGATGGCGCCACGGCTTCGCCTGTCGAGCTGCTCGAATGGGTTGCGCGCAAGACAGGCGTCAATTGA
- a CDS encoding class I SAM-dependent methyltransferase has product MNDPDRWNEMAKHYEETAHPFTAPFAEAALARVPVTPQTRLLDVATGTGALALAAARAGAQVLATDFSCGMVARVTAHGLPNLEGRTMDGQALDLPDAAFDAVFSVFGVMMFPDWRKGLAEMARVTKSGGHGVVATWQSEGAATHLLLGQVVRALFPKREWRTGLPEGVTVLGDPEKLSAEMIAAGFDAPVIETMTSDYLLRMTNLDPETQFGLSEDWATLGPDDQKAVIDEVYRRADGRDVLPVPSTALIAVATR; this is encoded by the coding sequence ATGAACGACCCCGATCGCTGGAACGAGATGGCGAAGCATTATGAGGAAACCGCGCATCCGTTCACAGCGCCCTTTGCCGAGGCGGCGCTGGCGCGCGTGCCGGTGACTCCGCAGACCCGGCTGCTCGACGTGGCGACGGGCACCGGCGCGCTCGCGTTGGCGGCGGCACGGGCGGGCGCACAGGTACTGGCGACGGACTTCTCTTGCGGAATGGTGGCGCGGGTGACGGCGCACGGCCTGCCCAATCTCGAAGGGCGCACGATGGACGGGCAGGCACTCGACTTGCCGGATGCAGCGTTCGACGCCGTGTTCTCGGTGTTCGGGGTGATGATGTTCCCCGACTGGCGCAAGGGCCTCGCCGAGATGGCGCGGGTGACGAAATCCGGCGGGCACGGCGTTGTCGCGACATGGCAGAGCGAGGGCGCCGCGACGCACCTGCTGCTCGGCCAGGTCGTCCGCGCGCTGTTCCCGAAACGCGAGTGGCGCACCGGCCTGCCCGAGGGCGTGACCGTTCTCGGCGATCCCGAGAAGCTGTCCGCAGAGATGATCGCCGCGGGCTTCGACGCGCCGGTGATCGAGACGATGACAAGCGACTATCTGCTGCGGATGACCAATCTCGATCCCGAAACCCAGTTCGGGCTGAGCGAGGATTGGGCGACGCTCGGTCCCGACGACCAGAAAGCGGTGATCGACGAAGTCTATCGGCGCGCCGACGGCAGGGACGTGCTGCCGGTGCCATCGACCGCGCTCATCGCCGTGGCAACGCGCTGA